CAGCAGACGACGATCTGCACCCAGAGCCCCGAGCGGCTGATCGTCATGCTCTACGAAGGAACCTTGCGCTTCCTGGAGAGCGCCCGGACCGCCGCCCGGGACGGCGACCTCCCGGCCATGGGGCGGCACGTGGGCCGCGCCCAGATGATCGTCCTGGAACTGCAGTGCAGCCTCGACCGCGAGGTCGGCGGCAACGTGGCGGCCAATCTGGACTCCCTCTACGGTTTCATCCTGCGGGAACTGACCGCCCTGCGGCTCGACGCCGATGTCCAGCACATCGCGGACATCCGCCGCGTCCTGCTGCCCCTGCTGGCGGCCTGGCGCGCGATCCCCCCCGGCACGGCCGAGGCGTCGCGTCGCCGGCCGGACCGCGCCTTCGCCGGGACGGGCACGGATGTTGCGGGTCAACACACGGGTACGAAGTCGGAGACCACATCCGAGCTTCAATCGGAACTTTGCTTGGCAGTGTGAGATGGATGAAAG
This portion of the bacterium genome encodes:
- the fliS gene encoding flagellar export chaperone FliS produces the protein MVHQGIRQYQQTTICTQSPERLIVMLYEGTLRFLESARTAARDGDLPAMGRHVGRAQMIVLELQCSLDREVGGNVAANLDSLYGFILRELTALRLDADVQHIADIRRVLLPLLAAWRAIPPGTAEASRRRPDRAFAGTGTDVAGQHTGTKSETTSELQSELCLAV